A stretch of Polypterus senegalus isolate Bchr_013 chromosome 3, ASM1683550v1, whole genome shotgun sequence DNA encodes these proteins:
- the LOC120526621 gene encoding matrilin-3-like, with protein MSMSIEQLILWRRRSEASVAHLQGLLTVRAVLFSFGVVLLVFADHYEHDYQERTLARVPFYGYHFHQPQRSVPTVRLPWPISRPEQPVILHRTNSSNDTDTGRTCKSRPLDLVFVIDSSRSVRPSEFELVKTFISDMIDTLEISEVTTRVAVVNYASTVRIEFHLKTHFNKVNMKKAVSQIQPLAAGTMTGLAIKELMDSAYKEESGARPRSLNIPKVAIIVTDGRPQDKVDEVSAQARATGIEIYAIGVGRADMESLRQMASTPLDDHVFYVETYGVIEKLTSKFRETFCFPGVTPVTSFDPCAAGNHDCEQICVSTASSYYCRCRDGFFLNPDKKTCSKEARALATTDPCKCESLKAFQKTVQSSIQSLTSRHILLKV; from the exons ATGTCAATGTCAATTGAACAGCtgattttgtggaggaggaggagcGAGGCATCAGTGGCTCATCTTCAAGGTCTTCTGACAGTTCGTGCTGTCTTGTTTTCTTTCGGGGTGGTTCTTCTGGTGTTTGCGGATCATTATGAACATGATTATCAAGAAAGAACGCTGGCCCGTGTGCC GTTTTATGGCTATCATTTTCATCAGCCGCAGAGGAGTGTGCCAACTGTCAGGCTCCCCTGGCCTATCAGCCGACCAGAGCAACCAGTCATTTTGCACCGCACCAACAGCAGCAACGACACAGACACAG ggagaacatgtaaaagtCGTCCTTTGGATTTGGTGTTTGTAATTGACAGCTCCAGAAGTGTGCGCCCATCAGAATTTGAACTAGTAAAGACTTTTATTTCTGATATGATTGACACGTTGGAAATTAGTGAAGTCACAACAAGAGTGGCAGTTGTCAACTATGCCAGCACTGTCAGAATTGAGTTCCATCTCAAGACACACTTCAACAAAGTGAACATGAAGAAGGCAGTGTCACAAATACAGCCTCTAGCAGCTGGTACAATGACTGGTCTTGCCATCAAGGAACTGATGGACAGTGCCTATAAAGAGGAGTCAGGTGCACGACCACGATCCCTAAATATCCCAAAGGTGGCCATTATTGTTACAGATGGACGGCCTCAAGACAAGGTTGATGAGGTATCTGCTCAAGCCAGAGCAACTGGGATTGAGATCTATGCAATTGGAGTGGGCAGAGCTGACATGGAGTCCTTAAGACAGATGGCTAGCACACCACTGGATGATCATGTCTTTTATGTGGAAACATATGGTGTAATTGAGAAACTCACCTCCAAATTTAGGGAGACCTTTTGTTTTCCAGGTGTAACTCCAGTTACAA GCTTTGACCCGTGTGCAGCTGGAAATCATGACTGTGAGCAAATTTGTGTCAGCACTGCTTCATCTTATTACTGCAGATGTCGGGATGGATTCTTCCTTAATCCAGATAAGAAAACTTGTTCAA AGGAAGCAAGAGCACTTGCGACAACTGACCCATGCAAGTGTGAATCCTTGAAAGCATTTCAGAAGACTGTGCAATCCAGCATACAGTCCCTTACAAGTCGACATATCCTTTTGAAAGTTTAA